A genome region from Triticum aestivum cultivar Chinese Spring chromosome 2B, IWGSC CS RefSeq v2.1, whole genome shotgun sequence includes the following:
- the LOC123043494 gene encoding probable serine/threonine-protein kinase PBL7, with product MDCCFPCLGAKRKRKPPPPPEKPQIPPAADKEKPGCSSSSTTAAAAARQDSLSEAKKDFVLSNGSEHRHIAAQTFTFRELAAATNGFRADCLLGEGGFGRVYKGYLESINQVVAIKQLDRNGLQGNREFLVEVLMLSLLHHPHLVNLIGYCADGDQRLLVYEYMPLGSLEDHLHDPSPDKPRLDWNTRMKIAAGAAKGLEHLHDKTNPPVIYRDLKCSNILLGEGYHPKLSDFGLAKLGPVGDKTHVSTRVMGTYGYCAPEYAMTGQLTLKSDVYSYGVVLLEIITGRRAIDNTRAAGEQNLVAWARPLFKDRRKFPQMADPALEGRYPARGLYQALAVAAMCVQEQPTLRPLIGDVVTALSYLASQPYDPEVHGVHRPSRLTASGTPPRARKDGADHQRGGSE from the exons ATGGACTGCTGCTTCCCCTGCCTGGGCGCCAAGAGGAagcgcaagccgccgccgccgccggagaagcCCCAGATCCCTCCCGCCGCAG ATAAAGAGAAGCCGGGGTGCTCCTCCTCGTCGacgaccgcggcggcggcggcgcggcaggacTCGCTGTCGGAGGCCAAGAAGGATTTTGTCCTCAGCAACGGATCCGAGCACCGCCACATTGCCGCGCAGACCTTCACCTTCAGGGAGCTCGCCGCGGCGACCAACGGCTTCAGGGCCGACTGCCTTCTGGGGGAGGGCGGCTTCGGCCGGGTCTACAAGGGGTACCTGGAGAGCATCAACCAG GTTGTCGCCATAAAGCAGCTCGATCGAAATGGACTGCAAGGCAACAGGGAGTTTCTTGTTGAGGTCCTCATGCTGAGCTTGCTGCACCACCCACACCTAGTCAACCTTATTGGCTATTGCGCCGATGGCGACCAGAGGCTTTTGGTTTACGAGTATATGCCGCTGGGTTCTTTGGAAGACCACCTTCACG ATCCTTCCCCAGATAAACCCCGCCTTGACTGGAATACAAGGATGAAGATAGCTGCCGGTGCAGCTAAAGGGCTGGAGCATTTGCATGACAAAACAAATCCTCCTGTCATATACCGGGACTTGAAATGTTCAAACATCTTGCTCGGAGAGGGATACCACCCAAAGCTGTCTGACTTTGGATTGGCAAAGCTTGGCCCAGTTGGCGATAAGACGCACGTTTCCACCAGAGTGATGGGTACATACGGGTATTGTGCCCCTGAGTATGCTATGACTGGTCAGCTGACTCTGAAGTCAGATGTTTACAGCTATGGTGTTGTTCTATTGGAGATCATCACAGGACGAAGGGCTATCGACAACACCCGAGCTGCAGGGGAGCAAAATCTTGTTGCATGG GCCCGGCCCTTGTTCAAGGACAGGAGGAAGTTCCCCCAGATGGCGGACCCAGCGCTGGAGGGCAGGTACCCAGCTAGGGGACTGTACCAGGCCCTTGCCGTCGCCGCAATGTGCGTGCAAGAACAGCCTACCCTGAGACCGTTGATCGGCGACGTCGTCACAGCCCTGAGCTACCTTGCCTCCCAGCCCTACGATCCGGAGGTGCACGGCGTCCACCGCCCGTCGCGCCTGACGGCTTCAGGAACGCCGCCCCGAGCCCGGAAAGATGGCGCGGATCATCAAAGAGGAGGAAGCGAGTGA